One segment of Amycolatopsis alba DSM 44262 DNA contains the following:
- the hpaH gene encoding 2-oxo-hept-4-ene-1,7-dioate hydratase produces the protein MLEQETITAIADELAAAEEARETIPLLTARYPDMTVEDSYAVQNEWRRRGIAAGRRPVGRKIGLTSKVMQAATGITEPDYGAIFADMVFENGSVIEHSRFSNVRIEVELAFVLRESLSGPDATVFDVLRATEYVVPALEILSSRIEMAGRTIVDTISDNAAMGGMVYGGNPVAVDAVDLRWVSALLYRNETIEESGVAAAVLNHPANGVAWLANKLAQHGDKLDPGDIVLAGSFTRPMWVHPGDTVTADYRDLGAITCRFV, from the coding sequence ATGCTCGAACAGGAAACGATCACCGCGATCGCCGATGAGCTGGCGGCCGCGGAAGAGGCACGGGAGACGATCCCGCTGCTGACGGCCCGCTACCCGGACATGACCGTCGAAGACTCGTACGCCGTGCAGAACGAATGGCGGCGCCGGGGTATCGCGGCGGGACGACGTCCGGTCGGCCGCAAGATCGGGCTCACCTCGAAGGTCATGCAGGCCGCCACCGGGATCACCGAACCCGATTACGGCGCCATCTTCGCGGACATGGTGTTCGAGAACGGTTCCGTGATCGAGCACAGCCGGTTCTCGAACGTGCGCATCGAGGTCGAGCTGGCCTTCGTGCTCCGCGAGTCGCTCTCCGGGCCGGACGCCACGGTGTTCGACGTGCTGCGGGCGACCGAGTACGTCGTGCCGGCGCTGGAGATCCTGTCTTCGCGCATCGAGATGGCGGGGCGGACCATCGTGGACACGATCAGCGACAACGCGGCCATGGGCGGCATGGTCTACGGCGGCAACCCGGTCGCCGTGGACGCCGTCGACCTGCGGTGGGTTTCGGCGCTGTTGTACCGCAACGAAACCATCGAGGAATCCGGCGTCGCCGCCGCGGTGCTGAACCATCCGGCGAACGGCGTCGCCTGGCTGGCGAACAAACTCGCACAGCACGGCGACAAACTCGATCCGGGCGACATCGTGCTGGCCGGGTCGTTCACCCGGCCGATGTGGGTGCACCCCGGCGACACCGTGACCGCCGACTACCGGGACCTGGGGGCGATCACATGCCGCTTCGTCTAG
- a CDS encoding HpcH/HpaI aldolase family protein, which translates to MPLRLDPPFRDQLSERPLIGMWVTSGSPVVAEICAGSGLDWLLIDTEHTPTGLETVQSLLQTIAAYPITPMVRAPSGDTVALKQLLDLGAQNLLVPMVDSAEEAEAVVRAVRYPPRGVRGVGSALSRSARWNRVEGYLTNADAFTSLFVQIESTAGVAAAAEIAAVDGVDGVFVGPSDLAASMGLLGQQTHPDVTAAVLGTFEAVREQGKPVGVNAFDAAQAQRYLDAGASFVLVGADVTLLAQGSEALARRHSV; encoded by the coding sequence ATGCCGCTTCGTCTAGACCCGCCGTTCCGGGATCAGTTGTCCGAACGGCCGCTGATCGGCATGTGGGTGACGTCGGGCAGCCCGGTCGTCGCGGAGATCTGCGCGGGGTCCGGTCTCGACTGGCTGCTCATCGACACCGAGCACACCCCCACCGGCCTGGAGACGGTGCAGTCGCTGCTGCAGACGATCGCCGCCTATCCGATCACGCCGATGGTGCGCGCCCCGTCCGGCGACACCGTCGCGCTGAAGCAACTGCTCGACCTGGGCGCGCAGAACCTGCTCGTGCCCATGGTCGACAGCGCGGAGGAGGCGGAGGCCGTCGTGCGGGCCGTCCGCTATCCGCCGCGGGGCGTGCGCGGCGTCGGCAGCGCCCTCTCCCGGTCCGCGCGCTGGAACCGCGTCGAGGGCTACTTGACGAACGCCGACGCGTTCACATCCTTGTTCGTCCAGATCGAGTCGACGGCGGGTGTCGCGGCCGCCGCCGAGATCGCCGCTGTCGATGGCGTCGACGGGGTTTTCGTCGGCCCCTCCGACCTGGCTGCCTCCATGGGACTGCTCGGACAGCAGACGCATCCCGATGTCACCGCTGCCGTCCTCGGCACGTTCGAGGCTGTTCGCGAGCAGGGAAAGCCAGTCGGGGTCAACGCGTTCGACGCCGCACAGGCCCAGCGCTATCTCGACGCCGGTGCTTC